From the Paenibacillus sp. FSL H8-0548 genome, one window contains:
- the dnaN gene encoding DNA polymerase III subunit beta — protein MKLTISKNELNDAIQQVAKAASSRPAIPILGGIKIEVTHLGVTLTASDTDISIQSFIPVEKDQFVIAHVEKPGSVVLPAKFFVEIVKKLPSEQVTIDVSNTFQTILRSGSTEIQMVGLDPEEFPYLPSIEQNEVLQMPGDLLKAMIRQTVLAASASEQTPILTGVLWNLLEGELKFIATDRHRLASRTAQVDTEAAFKFSNVVISAKTLLELAKLVPEHNALVDIVVADNQVLFKLGNVLFYTRILDGVYPDTSKIIPQTFKTELVLDTKNVMDAIDRAYLMSREEKTNIVRLITLEDGLIEISSSSTELGRVTEQVEAKEFNGEPLRIAFNSKYMLDVLKVIDSEQLFIGFTGAMSPIIIRPMDHAYSMYVILPYRTTG, from the coding sequence ATGAAATTAACGATTTCAAAAAACGAACTAAACGATGCAATTCAACAAGTAGCGAAGGCTGCTTCTTCCAGACCTGCAATTCCAATTCTAGGTGGTATCAAAATTGAGGTTACCCATCTAGGCGTAACGCTTACAGCCAGCGATACGGATATTTCCATTCAAAGCTTTATTCCAGTGGAAAAAGATCAATTCGTTATTGCACATGTCGAAAAACCAGGAAGCGTCGTTTTGCCAGCAAAGTTTTTTGTCGAAATCGTAAAAAAACTCCCTTCTGAACAAGTCACTATTGACGTAAGCAACACATTTCAAACGATTCTTCGTTCCGGATCAACAGAAATTCAGATGGTTGGACTTGATCCTGAGGAATTTCCTTACTTACCGTCAATTGAGCAAAACGAAGTGCTGCAAATGCCTGGTGATCTATTAAAAGCGATGATTCGCCAAACCGTGCTAGCTGCTTCAGCAAGCGAACAAACGCCAATTTTGACAGGTGTGCTATGGAATCTGCTTGAAGGGGAACTTAAGTTTATCGCTACTGACCGTCACCGTTTAGCGAGCAGAACAGCCCAAGTGGACACCGAGGCAGCATTCAAATTCAGCAATGTCGTTATTTCAGCGAAAACACTATTAGAGCTCGCAAAGCTCGTTCCCGAGCACAATGCGCTCGTAGACATCGTTGTAGCAGACAATCAAGTTCTATTTAAGCTTGGAAACGTATTGTTCTACACACGAATTTTGGACGGCGTCTATCCCGATACTTCTAAGATTATTCCGCAAACATTCAAAACAGAACTTGTTCTTGATACAAAAAATGTAATGGATGCCATCGACCGCGCTTACTTGATGTCACGTGAGGAAAAAACGAATATCGTTCGTCTCATAACCCTCGAGGATGGACTGATTGAAATTTCCTCAAGCTCCACAGAGCTTGGAAGAGTGACAGAGCAGGTTGAAGCTAAAGAATTTAATGGCGAGCCGCTTAGAATTGCATTTAACTCAAAATATATGCTGGATGTACTTAAAGTCATTGACAGCGAGCAGCTGTTCATCGGTTTTACAGGTGCAATGAGCCCGATCATTATCCGTCCAATGGATCACGCCTACAGCATGTACGTTATTTTGCCTTACCGGACAACTGGCTAG
- the yaaA gene encoding S4 domain-containing protein YaaA, whose amino-acid sequence MKEIEIKTEYITLGQFLKLSDCISSGGHAKFFLQENTVLINGEADNRRGRKLYTGDKVEVEGCGVFTVSKA is encoded by the coding sequence ATGAAAGAAATTGAAATTAAAACGGAATATATAACTTTGGGCCAATTTTTGAAACTGTCCGATTGCATTTCCTCCGGTGGTCATGCTAAATTTTTTCTACAAGAGAACACGGTTTTAATTAATGGCGAAGCTGATAATCGCAGGGGCAGAAAGTTATACACAGGGGATAAAGTAGAAGTTGAAGGCTGCGGCGTTTTTACAGTAAGTAAAGCGTAA
- the recF gene encoding DNA replication/repair protein RecF, whose product MFLKNIQLQNYRNYSELDLQTANKVNVFLGPNAQGKTNLLEAIFVLALTKSHRTSKDKELIGWQAETARITGEVDKKYGSIKLDLLYSAQGKKAKINGLEQRKLSDFIGSVNVVMFAPEDLEIVKGTPGIRRRFLDMEIGQVQPGYLHTLQQYGKVLLQRNNFLKASYSGGANQTMLDVWNMQLAEHGVKIMKKRKHFIHKLQTFAEQIHAGITNGTEQLTIVYRPSFDVDAQQDETVLFEQFMIKLTQVKDQEIRRGVTLVGPHRDDLAFYINGKEAQTFGSQGQQRTTALSLKLAEIELINEEIGEYPILLLDDVLSELDRNRQTQLIETFQSKVQTFITTTGLESVDVSRLQDAGIYHVHEGRVTR is encoded by the coding sequence GTGTTTTTAAAGAACATACAGCTGCAAAATTACCGCAACTATAGCGAGCTCGATTTACAAACGGCTAATAAAGTAAATGTATTTCTCGGGCCGAATGCCCAGGGAAAGACCAATTTGCTGGAAGCGATATTCGTGCTTGCGCTAACGAAGTCACATCGTACATCGAAAGATAAAGAGCTAATCGGCTGGCAGGCTGAGACGGCTCGCATCACAGGCGAAGTAGATAAAAAATACGGATCCATCAAGCTGGATCTTCTTTATTCAGCACAAGGCAAGAAGGCAAAAATCAACGGACTAGAGCAGCGAAAGCTTAGCGATTTCATAGGCTCAGTCAATGTCGTGATGTTTGCGCCAGAGGATCTTGAAATCGTAAAAGGAACGCCGGGTATACGAAGACGGTTTCTCGATATGGAAATCGGACAAGTGCAACCTGGCTATTTGCATACACTCCAGCAGTACGGCAAGGTGCTTCTACAGCGGAACAATTTCTTGAAGGCTTCCTACTCTGGAGGCGCAAATCAGACGATGCTTGATGTGTGGAATATGCAGCTTGCAGAGCATGGTGTTAAAATTATGAAAAAAAGGAAACACTTTATACATAAATTACAAACGTTTGCAGAACAAATCCATGCAGGCATTACAAACGGTACCGAACAGCTCACAATCGTATACCGTCCTTCATTTGACGTGGATGCCCAGCAAGATGAAACTGTTTTATTTGAGCAATTTATGATAAAGTTAACACAAGTGAAAGATCAGGAGATTCGCAGAGGTGTTACGCTAGTGGGACCGCACCGCGACGATTTGGCATTTTATATCAATGGCAAAGAAGCGCAAACTTTCGGCTCCCAAGGGCAGCAGCGAACGACGGCCTTATCTTTAAAATTGGCAGAGATAGAGCTGATAAACGAGGAAATTGGAGAATATCCGATTTTGCTGCTTGATGATGTGCTGTCAGAGCTTGACCGCAATCGTCAAACACAGCTTATTGAGACATTTCAAAGCAAAGTACAAACCTTTATTACAACGACCGGCCTTGAAAGCGTGGATGTCAGCAGGCTTCAGGATGCCGGCATCTACCATGTGCATGAAGGCCGAGTGACGCGTTAA
- a CDS encoding extracellular matrix/biofilm biosynthesis regulator RemA family protein — MYIHLGGEKIIRAAELVAIFDISIEQSSKLSKQFVAGARKRKDVETIGEEEPKSIVVTKQKIYYSPISSSTLKKRAHHFAANG, encoded by the coding sequence ATGTACATCCATTTGGGCGGTGAGAAAATAATTCGTGCTGCAGAGCTGGTGGCCATATTTGATATTTCCATCGAGCAGTCCTCTAAACTATCCAAGCAATTCGTTGCGGGAGCACGCAAGCGTAAGGACGTTGAAACGATAGGCGAGGAAGAGCCGAAATCGATCGTTGTAACAAAGCAGAAAATATATTATTCGCCTATTTCATCCTCTACGCTCAAGAAACGTGCCCATCATTTTGCGGCAAATGGCTAG
- the gyrB gene encoding DNA topoisomerase (ATP-hydrolyzing) subunit B — protein sequence MSLEQHTYDESQIQVLEGLEAVRKRPGMYIGSTSGKGLHHLVWEVVDNSIDEALAGYCSRIEVIVHENNSVTVIDNGRGIPVGENAKLKISTLEVVMTVLHAGGKFGGEGYKVSGGLHGVGVSVVNALSELVIVQVKREGKIYQQEYRKGAPQYDIKVIGEATETGTQVTFTPDSEIFTETREFDYEILQSRIRELAFLNKGIELVLTDERTNISNTFKYEGGIIEFVKYLNRTRDALHEQPIYVEGSKDHIHVEVALQYNDSYTENIHSFANNINTHEGGTHESGFKSALTRIINDYGRKASLIKDNESNFSGDDVREGLTAIISVKIPEPQFEGQTKTKLGNSEVRGIVESFFAEKLQEFLEENPAVSRKIVEKGLQAARAREAARKARELTRRKSALEVGSLPGKLADCSSKDASISELYIVEGDSAGGSAKQGRDRHFQAILPLRGKILNVEKARLDRILGNAEIRTIITALGTGISDDFDLAKARYHKIVIMTDADVDGAHIRTLMLTFFYRYMRQIIDAGYIYIAQPPLFKVERNKVIRYAQTEKERDRIIAEFGEGVKVNVQRYKGLGEMNATQLWETTMDPESRTMLQVTIDDAIEADVMFDTLMGDNVEPRREFIQKYARYVTNLDF from the coding sequence ATGTCTTTGGAGCAGCATACGTATGACGAGAGTCAGATACAGGTTCTGGAAGGATTAGAGGCAGTACGCAAACGTCCGGGGATGTACATTGGCTCGACTAGTGGAAAAGGTCTTCACCATCTCGTATGGGAGGTTGTCGATAACAGTATTGATGAGGCTCTGGCCGGTTATTGTTCGAGAATCGAAGTTATCGTGCATGAGAATAACAGCGTTACCGTTATTGATAATGGACGCGGAATTCCCGTAGGCGAGAATGCAAAACTGAAAATATCGACGCTAGAAGTCGTTATGACTGTTTTGCATGCAGGTGGTAAGTTCGGCGGTGAAGGCTATAAAGTATCCGGGGGCTTGCACGGGGTCGGCGTATCCGTTGTGAACGCGTTGTCCGAGCTCGTCATTGTTCAAGTAAAACGTGAAGGCAAGATCTATCAGCAAGAATACCGCAAAGGTGCGCCTCAGTATGACATTAAGGTTATAGGTGAGGCTACTGAAACAGGTACGCAAGTTACATTTACGCCTGATAGCGAAATTTTTACGGAAACAAGAGAGTTTGATTATGAGATATTGCAGTCTCGCATCCGTGAGCTTGCATTTTTGAATAAAGGCATTGAGCTTGTGCTTACAGATGAGCGGACAAATATATCAAACACGTTTAAGTACGAGGGCGGTATTATTGAGTTCGTCAAATATTTGAACCGTACTCGCGATGCTCTTCATGAGCAGCCGATCTATGTGGAAGGTTCAAAGGACCATATCCATGTAGAGGTCGCGTTGCAATATAACGACAGCTATACGGAAAACATTCATTCATTTGCGAATAATATCAATACACATGAAGGCGGTACGCATGAGTCCGGCTTTAAGAGTGCATTGACACGAATAATTAATGATTATGGCCGTAAGGCTAGCCTAATCAAAGATAATGAATCGAATTTCTCCGGTGATGATGTTCGTGAAGGGTTAACGGCGATCATTTCTGTCAAAATACCTGAGCCGCAATTCGAAGGACAAACGAAAACTAAGCTTGGCAACAGTGAAGTGCGCGGGATTGTAGAATCCTTCTTTGCCGAGAAACTGCAGGAATTCCTAGAGGAGAATCCTGCGGTATCTCGGAAAATTGTAGAGAAGGGGCTGCAGGCTGCTCGTGCACGTGAAGCCGCGCGCAAAGCTCGTGAACTGACTCGTCGCAAGAGCGCGCTTGAAGTTGGATCACTGCCAGGTAAACTTGCCGACTGCTCATCGAAGGATGCTTCCATCAGTGAGCTTTACATCGTAGAAGGTGACTCTGCAGGCGGCTCTGCAAAGCAAGGACGTGATCGTCACTTCCAAGCCATATTGCCGCTGCGCGGAAAAATCTTGAACGTAGAGAAGGCGAGACTTGATCGTATTCTCGGCAATGCTGAGATCAGAACGATTATTACTGCGCTTGGCACGGGCATAAGCGATGATTTTGATTTAGCTAAGGCGCGTTATCACAAAATCGTTATTATGACCGATGCCGACGTGGATGGCGCTCATATTCGCACGCTGATGCTGACGTTCTTCTATCGCTATATGCGCCAAATTATTGATGCAGGCTATATTTATATTGCTCAACCACCGCTCTTCAAGGTTGAACGGAATAAGGTTATTCGTTACGCGCAAACCGAAAAGGAACGGGACCGTATCATCGCTGAGTTTGGTGAAGGCGTTAAGGTTAACGTTCAACGTTATAAAGGACTCGGGGAAATGAACGCAACTCAGCTGTGGGAAACGACGATGGATCCCGAAAGTCGGACTATGCTGCAGGTAACGATCGACGATGCGATTGAAGCTGATGTGATGTTTGATACACTTATGGGCGATAACGTAGAACCGCGTCGTGAATTTATCCAGAAATATGCGAGATATGTCACGAATCTAGATTTCTAA
- a CDS encoding YheC/YheD family protein, producing MSIQRIKSKWAKTKIMLRSDYLRQYMPSTKLFGRSSLQSMLRQYGMVYVKPINGTFGKGVIRVERTTVPSLGYRYQLDTKIKFYSTFEQLYKGIMKQKKKRRYIVQKGIHLLRHLNRRFDIRVMVQKNPHNVWEATGIIGRLAHPGKIVTNYHSGGTPMSLERLMGDHTTLSELASFKNRLRKLSISIANQLQSAYPRIKELGVDIAVDATLHPWILEVNTCPDPFIFRKLPDQVVFQRVYRYAVHYGRFKKRNSRP from the coding sequence GTGAGCATTCAACGCATTAAGAGTAAGTGGGCAAAAACAAAAATAATGCTTCGATCTGATTATCTGCGCCAATACATGCCCTCTACAAAGCTGTTCGGACGCAGCAGCCTCCAATCAATGCTGAGACAGTATGGCATGGTTTACGTCAAACCGATAAACGGTACCTTTGGAAAAGGGGTCATTCGTGTAGAACGAACGACGGTACCCTCGCTCGGCTACCGTTACCAGCTCGATACAAAGATCAAGTTTTATTCCACTTTCGAACAGCTTTACAAAGGGATAATGAAACAAAAGAAAAAACGCCGCTATATCGTTCAAAAAGGAATTCATCTGCTGCGCCATTTGAACCGGCGCTTCGACATTCGCGTCATGGTCCAAAAAAATCCGCATAATGTGTGGGAGGCTACCGGCATAATCGGCCGACTCGCCCATCCTGGAAAAATCGTAACCAACTATCACAGCGGCGGTACGCCAATGTCACTTGAGAGGCTTATGGGTGATCATACTACCCTATCCGAACTTGCATCCTTCAAAAACCGATTAAGAAAGCTTAGCATATCCATTGCTAATCAATTGCAATCTGCTTATCCGAGAATAAAAGAGCTTGGTGTCGACATTGCCGTCGATGCAACGCTGCATCCTTGGATACTCGAAGTGAATACATGCCCAGACCCTTTTATCTTTCGCAAGCTTCCTGACCAAGTCGTCTTCCAAAGGGTTTACCGCTACGCCGTTCATTATGGACGTTTCAAAAAAAGAAACAGTCGTCCATAA
- the gyrA gene encoding DNA gyrase subunit A, translating to MAEEQRVSIRERDIGTEMRDSFMDYAMSIIVSRALPDVRDGLKPVHRRILFAMSELGMSPDKPHKKSARIVGEVIGKYHPHGDTAVYESMVRMAQDFSMRYMLVDGHGNFGSVDGDSAAAMRYTEARLSKIAMELLRDINKDTIDFIPNYDGEESEPVVLPARYPNLLVNGVTGIAVGMATNIPPHNLNEVIDGVQALIENPDITPVELMDYIKGPDFPTAGFVMGRQGIRQAYLTGRGSVTMRARATIEDNNGKARIIVHELPYQVIKARLVEKIAELVREKKLEGITDLRDESDRNGMRVVIELRRDVNPNIVLNNLFKHTQLQTNFGINMLALVNGEPKTLNIRDMLYHYLQHQIVVIRRRTEFELKKAEARAHILEGLRIALDHLDEVIALIRGSQTADQAREGLITRFSLSHEQAQAILDMRLQRLTGLERDKIEAEYTELMRKIAEYKAILADEQLVLDIISTELAELKERFGDERRTELMASDEEILDEDLIPREDVIISITHSGYIKRLPVGTYRSQKRGGKGVVGMGTKDDDFVEHLFVSNTHHYLLFFTNKGKVYKLKAYEIPDLNRTARGTPIINLIQIEQGETINAVIPVQEFDSEHFLFFATKQGVVKKTPLDDYVNIRKVGLIAISLREDDDLIGVKLTDGNQEIIMGTAQGMSIRYSEQDVRSMGRSATGVKGIQLDDNDIVIDMDVIVPEKDILIVTSNGYGKRTPVVDYRIQNRGGKGIKTLNVTDKNGPIVSLKVVENDEDLMIMTASGTMIRTSMEGISTMGRNTQGVKLINTREDDTVATVTRVARSEENDVLDEDEEVEGGETPIE from the coding sequence ATGGCGGAAGAACAACGTGTATCTATAAGAGAGCGGGACATTGGTACAGAGATGCGGGATTCATTTATGGATTACGCAATGAGTATCATTGTAAGCCGTGCTCTTCCCGATGTTAGGGATGGTCTAAAGCCTGTGCATCGTCGTATTTTGTTTGCAATGTCTGAACTAGGCATGTCACCAGATAAGCCCCACAAGAAATCCGCAAGGATTGTTGGGGAAGTTATCGGTAAGTATCACCCGCATGGTGATACAGCTGTATATGAATCCATGGTGCGGATGGCACAGGACTTCTCCATGCGTTATATGCTCGTCGATGGACACGGAAACTTTGGATCGGTTGATGGTGACAGCGCTGCTGCCATGCGTTATACAGAGGCGCGTCTCTCGAAGATAGCCATGGAGCTATTGCGTGATATCAATAAAGACACAATTGATTTTATACCGAACTACGATGGCGAAGAATCAGAGCCAGTGGTTTTGCCAGCCCGCTATCCCAACTTGCTTGTAAACGGAGTTACAGGGATTGCTGTAGGTATGGCTACCAATATTCCGCCTCATAATCTAAACGAGGTTATTGATGGTGTACAAGCATTAATCGAAAATCCTGATATTACGCCAGTTGAGCTCATGGATTATATTAAGGGCCCGGATTTCCCGACCGCTGGTTTTGTAATGGGTCGTCAGGGCATTAGGCAAGCCTATTTAACTGGACGAGGTTCAGTAACGATGCGTGCACGTGCGACAATTGAGGACAATAACGGCAAAGCTCGTATTATTGTGCATGAGCTGCCTTATCAAGTCATTAAAGCGCGTTTGGTTGAAAAAATTGCAGAGCTGGTTCGTGAGAAGAAGCTCGAGGGTATCACGGATCTGCGCGATGAATCAGATCGCAATGGTATGCGTGTCGTTATAGAGCTTCGCCGAGATGTGAATCCAAACATCGTGCTGAACAATCTCTTCAAGCATACGCAGTTGCAAACAAACTTTGGTATCAATATGCTTGCCCTCGTAAATGGCGAGCCGAAGACGCTTAATATCCGTGACATGCTCTATCATTATTTGCAGCATCAAATCGTAGTTATTCGTCGACGCACGGAATTTGAGCTGAAGAAGGCTGAAGCTAGAGCCCATATTTTAGAGGGCTTGCGTATCGCGCTTGACCATTTGGATGAGGTAATTGCCTTAATCCGTGGATCTCAGACAGCAGACCAAGCACGTGAAGGATTGATTACGAGATTTTCTCTTTCTCACGAGCAAGCACAGGCCATTTTGGATATGCGCCTCCAGCGTCTAACTGGACTGGAAAGAGACAAAATTGAAGCGGAATACACAGAGCTTATGCGTAAAATTGCTGAATATAAGGCTATTCTAGCCGATGAGCAGCTTGTGCTTGATATTATCAGCACAGAGCTTGCAGAGCTGAAGGAACGTTTTGGCGATGAACGACGCACGGAGTTAATGGCTAGCGATGAAGAAATTCTGGACGAGGATCTTATTCCACGTGAGGATGTTATCATCTCTATTACCCACTCGGGCTATATCAAGCGTTTGCCAGTCGGAACTTACCGCAGCCAGAAGCGCGGCGGTAAAGGTGTTGTCGGCATGGGCACGAAGGATGACGATTTCGTCGAGCATCTCTTTGTATCTAATACGCATCATTACCTGTTGTTCTTTACGAACAAAGGAAAGGTGTATAAGCTCAAGGCCTATGAGATTCCTGATCTGAATCGTACTGCGCGTGGAACGCCGATTATCAACCTTATTCAAATTGAACAAGGTGAGACGATCAATGCGGTCATCCCTGTGCAGGAATTCGACTCCGAGCATTTCTTGTTCTTTGCTACGAAGCAAGGGGTTGTCAAAAAGACTCCGCTTGATGATTATGTCAACATCCGTAAGGTCGGCTTAATAGCGATCTCGCTTCGTGAGGATGATGATTTAATAGGCGTGAAGCTGACTGACGGCAACCAGGAAATTATTATGGGGACGGCTCAAGGGATGTCCATTCGTTACTCAGAGCAGGATGTCCGCTCAATGGGACGTTCCGCGACTGGAGTCAAGGGGATTCAACTTGATGATAACGATATCGTTATTGATATGGACGTAATCGTACCAGAGAAGGATATTTTGATTGTAACCTCTAATGGTTACGGCAAGAGAACCCCTGTGGTAGACTACCGTATCCAAAATCGCGGCGGTAAAGGAATCAAGACGCTTAACGTAACGGACAAAAACGGACCGATCGTATCCCTCAAGGTTGTTGAGAACGATGAGGACCTTATGATCATGACCGCATCGGGCACAATGATCCGTACCAGCATGGAAGGCATCTCAACGATGGGCCGGAACACGCAGGGGGTAAAACTCATTAATACACGCGAGGACGATACGGTTGCTACGGTTACCCGTGTCGCACGCAGTGAAGAAAATGATGTGCTTGATGAGGATGAAGAGGTAGAAGGCGGAGAAACACCAATCGAATAA